A part of Actinomycetota bacterium genomic DNA contains:
- a CDS encoding HD domain-containing protein, which yields MSATAVATTLAAGRKAAQLYPQQHPAFVEAIDGLVGAASETTGAGPLQLNLHQGHLYHQSAVLPDDAPGVVAIAEAFEVRKIESMTFHPGFSREEAIGLVEVLGLRPSATLDIEAELSARGVTSVSLAFLAEEDAEEKKERDRIREQDRALYNRLVSVLRTLSTQVAQGGANDLGTAGTVVGNVMRRLLEDQSAVLGLATIRGQTESNLFHSINVMIYSLALGHTLGLPEQGLASLGLSALMHDIGKAAFKADDPTQAEPMARMHPSIGADILSRLPDEDRAPMLVAYEHHMYVDGSGVPERPNDYVPHPYSRMVSIANRYANLTNPGSPDIPALTPDKAIVTLLREARTRFDPMFVRLFAKAMGVFPIGCIVRLSDQSVGVVCRAGTKELAPVVRVVYDAGGLGLDEPIELDLDGSELAIVEVVGAESLNVEVSDHL from the coding sequence GTGAGCGCAACCGCCGTAGCAACGACGCTGGCAGCCGGCCGCAAGGCCGCACAGCTGTACCCGCAACAGCATCCCGCGTTCGTTGAGGCCATCGACGGCCTCGTTGGCGCAGCTTCCGAGACCACCGGCGCCGGCCCGCTCCAACTCAACCTCCACCAGGGTCACCTCTATCACCAAAGCGCCGTCCTTCCCGACGACGCGCCGGGAGTCGTCGCCATCGCCGAAGCTTTCGAGGTGCGCAAGATCGAGAGCATGACATTCCACCCGGGATTCTCCCGCGAAGAGGCGATCGGCCTCGTCGAGGTTCTTGGCCTGCGCCCGTCTGCAACTCTCGACATCGAGGCCGAGCTCAGCGCCCGAGGCGTCACAAGCGTCTCCCTCGCCTTCCTCGCCGAGGAAGACGCCGAGGAGAAGAAGGAACGCGACCGCATCCGTGAGCAGGACAGGGCGCTGTACAACCGGCTTGTGTCCGTCTTGAGAACGCTTTCCACACAGGTGGCCCAGGGTGGCGCGAACGACCTTGGAACAGCAGGCACCGTGGTCGGCAACGTCATGCGTCGGCTGCTTGAGGATCAGTCTGCGGTACTTGGCCTGGCTACCATACGGGGCCAGACCGAGTCGAATCTCTTCCACTCGATAAACGTCATGATCTACTCGCTCGCGCTGGGCCATACCCTCGGATTGCCCGAGCAGGGCCTCGCTTCGCTCGGCTTGTCGGCGTTGATGCATGACATCGGCAAGGCGGCCTTCAAGGCCGATGATCCCACCCAGGCCGAACCGATGGCCCGCATGCACCCGTCCATCGGCGCCGACATACTCTCGCGTCTACCCGACGAAGACCGCGCTCCCATGCTCGTCGCGTACGAACACCACATGTACGTCGATGGTTCGGGGGTGCCTGAGCGCCCGAATGACTACGTCCCACACCCCTACAGCCGCATGGTGTCCATCGCCAACCGGTATGCGAACCTGACGAACCCCGGCTCGCCGGATATCCCCGCCCTTACTCCGGACAAGGCGATCGTGACGCTGCTGCGCGAGGCACGCACCCGATTCGATCCGATGTTCGTCCGGCTCTTCGCCAAAGCGATGGGCGTCTTTCCCATAGGATGCATCGTGCGCCTCTCCGACCAGTCTGTCGGAGTAGTGTGCCGGGCGGGCACCAAGGAACTCGCACCCGTTGTGCGCGTGGTCTACGATGCTGGAGGCCTTGGGCTGGACGAGCCGATCGAGCTCGATCTTGACGGCTCTGAACTTGCGATAGTGGAAGTCGTGGGCGCCGAGAGCCTCAACGTCGAGGTGTCAGATCACCTCTAG
- a CDS encoding molybdopterin-dependent oxidoreductase — protein sequence MCAKKTGSALQRIEVREYEGKDLSSVEDFRENSIKGPQQVDRDAYRLRVHGLVKTPLELTYGDVIGGNQLYKKVVTLNCVEGWSVDVLWEGVLVADLLDEADVDSRATTVIVRSYDGYSTSLPLDFVRDRSVLLAYKMNAVELPPERGFPFQVVAEEKWGYKWAKWVTEIELSSDSDFEGYWESRGYSTDGSLDRPSHGR from the coding sequence GTGTGTGCGAAGAAGACAGGATCCGCCCTTCAGCGCATCGAAGTGCGCGAGTACGAGGGCAAGGACCTCTCATCGGTGGAGGACTTCCGTGAGAACTCGATCAAGGGACCGCAGCAGGTGGACCGCGACGCATACCGGCTCAGGGTGCACGGTCTCGTGAAGACACCGCTCGAGCTCACCTATGGCGACGTCATTGGCGGCAACCAGCTCTACAAGAAGGTCGTCACCCTGAACTGCGTGGAGGGCTGGAGCGTCGACGTCCTGTGGGAAGGCGTGCTCGTCGCTGACCTTCTCGACGAGGCGGACGTCGACAGCAGGGCCACGACGGTGATCGTCCGCTCGTACGACGGCTACTCCACCTCGCTGCCGCTCGACTTCGTTCGCGACCGAAGCGTTCTTCTCGCCTACAAGATGAACGCGGTCGAACTGCCTCCGGAGCGTGGCTTCCCCTTCCAGGTCGTCGCCGAGGAGAAGTGGGGCTACAAGTGGGCCAAGTGGGTGACCGAGATCGAGCTGTCCTCGGACAGTGATTTCGAAGGGTACTGGGAGAGCCGCGGCTACTCTACCGACGGTTCGCTCGACAGG
- a CDS encoding peptidylprolyl isomerase yields MSIPEGMTVRVHYRGTLDDGTEFDSSIGRDPLEFTVGAGQVIAGFEAAIVDLQVGDSTTVTIPAQDAYGELVPEAIQTVPMEAFAEEPPVGAMVELAAPDGRRLAASVAEVSEEAVTLDFNHPLAGQALTFELELVGTSQAD; encoded by the coding sequence ATGAGCATTCCTGAGGGCATGACTGTGCGCGTACACTACCGTGGCACGCTCGACGACGGAACCGAGTTCGACTCCAGCATCGGCAGGGACCCGCTTGAGTTCACGGTCGGAGCGGGACAGGTCATCGCCGGATTCGAGGCGGCCATTGTCGACCTGCAGGTCGGAGACAGCACAACCGTCACCATTCCCGCACAAGACGCCTACGGCGAGCTCGTTCCCGAAGCCATCCAGACCGTCCCGATGGAGGCATTCGCCGAGGAGCCCCCGGTCGGCGCCATGGTCGAGCTGGCGGCGCCCGACGGACGTCGTCTCGCCGCATCGGTAGCCGAGGTGTCGGAGGAAGCGGTAACGCTCGACTTCAACCACCCCTTGGCGGGGCAGGCGCTGACGTTCGAGCTCGAACTCGTGGGCACTTCTCAGGCAGACTGA
- a CDS encoding FAD-dependent oxidoreductase has protein sequence MAIERYEIAHVARGMCGPDIAIMRFERPSSFGFHAGQYISLRLISRAGEETKPFTISSAPHDPYVEITTRLSDSTFKRALAMLSRGSTVTMMGPLGSLALPEDPRKLVFLAGGVGITPVRSMLRDALRRDLGVGATVFFGNRDERCVPYRDELDRMDSLGVRVVHVLEEPSDQWTGERGLITAETVRRYLDPEGQMFFATGPPLMVAAMQDVLDELGVPENARVIERFGPPGRSA, from the coding sequence GTGGCCATAGAGCGCTACGAGATCGCGCACGTGGCACGTGGGATGTGCGGCCCCGATATCGCGATCATGCGGTTCGAACGGCCATCGAGCTTCGGCTTCCACGCGGGACAGTACATTTCCCTGCGCCTGATCTCCCGGGCCGGCGAGGAGACCAAGCCGTTCACGATATCGTCCGCACCGCACGATCCGTACGTCGAGATCACGACGCGGCTCAGCGATTCGACGTTCAAGCGAGCGCTGGCCATGCTCTCCCGGGGCTCGACAGTCACGATGATGGGTCCACTCGGCAGCCTCGCGCTTCCCGAGGACCCCCGGAAACTCGTGTTTCTTGCGGGCGGGGTCGGGATAACGCCCGTTCGCAGCATGTTGCGCGATGCGCTCAGGCGTGACCTTGGTGTGGGGGCAACGGTGTTCTTCGGCAACCGCGACGAGCGGTGTGTCCCATACCGCGACGAGCTCGACCGGATGGACTCACTCGGAGTACGCGTGGTGCACGTCCTTGAGGAGCCTTCGGACCAATGGACGGGCGAGAGGGGCCTCATCACGGCCGAGACAGTTCGGCGCTACCTGGACCCGGAGGGGCAGATGTTCTTCGCTACAGGTCCACCCTTGATGGTCGCAGCGATGCAGGATGTGCTGGACGAGCTCGGGGTGCCCGAGAACGCGCGGGTGATCGAACGGTTCGGTCCTCCGGGCAGATCCGCATGA